The following proteins come from a genomic window of Flavobacterium eburneipallidum:
- a CDS encoding restriction endonuclease yields the protein MKTEIKIILEEGSSNKAKGNCFETLIRNLLAIHQYDIRGNINFSGMEIDLIANHKHKDEILYVECKAKEKVSSDELSKFCFNVEFQEADYGYFFRTQELEYQAGALLSEIRKKAKYKNLTFFEPSDIIQMLSDANKIFEPISKLNSFTISKKILAVTHFGDFLIYLVDEANLFPTKFIVVNANNNSLEVKKETVELIVKRIDELSKLEAITNFIEPIKKNELIKKEVVVETISEVQESEYWYDYLPASSTKNHFVGRDFIRTQILDFFKEVQTDKTHKRIFYLNGKSGWGKSSLLLEIKSRCENKYYKNKFFTLAIDTRSALSDNFVALSFEKLINKAIEKKFIKKTIFSKQVKFTSNLDLLSSESIEDLFQSLKAENKYLVLIFDQFEDVFRKQDLFKSFYKFLSDVTDKKPNLIVGFSWKSEFFIPNDDPAYYYWQQAKEQSREFIIGDFGEKEIDGIIKQLEQSIGKLDKDIKNRIKESSQGLPWLTKKLCIHIFEQIQGGLKKDKLIESNLNIIDLFEKDKERIEPEELNGLKLIAQKAYEGAFFEISEVGESIESKIIDSLLNKRLIIKSGANYNIYWDIFRDYLVTNIIPTIGESYLIRQRVTLCLEVFLLFKDSAEPQTIETILKKHIKSIGKTSLENILIELRNFGLIKKNDDFYSVAKKEIEITENGFITFITNKFQNYTPYLELKKMNLNSITKDDITTVLKSIFKQDFKDKTWEAYSLNLISWFLQSKLDIKPKIKEPQKGRSTKTQLSLKSDNVIPRSSLKEISNVIKLMKEADYSINSKYYRDLLLLNIIDESKNITAIGSQIIELKDENLKISLIKQLNKNKKIIELQKILKLKPKIQAKELVKNLPTDFFDGKAESSKIIYASVALSWVK from the coding sequence ATGAAAACAGAAATTAAAATCATACTTGAGGAAGGCTCTTCAAATAAAGCTAAAGGAAATTGTTTTGAAACGCTTATTAGAAATTTACTTGCAATTCATCAATATGATATTAGAGGAAATATAAACTTTTCAGGAATGGAAATTGACTTAATTGCTAATCATAAACATAAAGACGAAATTCTTTATGTAGAATGTAAAGCAAAAGAAAAAGTTAGTTCAGATGAATTAAGTAAATTCTGTTTTAACGTTGAATTTCAAGAAGCTGATTATGGATATTTTTTTAGAACACAAGAATTAGAATATCAAGCTGGTGCTCTATTAAGTGAAATCAGAAAAAAAGCTAAATATAAAAATTTAACTTTTTTTGAACCCTCTGATATAATTCAAATGCTCTCCGATGCTAATAAAATTTTCGAACCAATTTCAAAGTTAAATTCATTTACAATTTCTAAAAAAATACTAGCAGTTACTCATTTTGGTGATTTTTTAATTTATTTAGTAGATGAAGCAAATTTATTTCCAACAAAATTTATTGTTGTTAATGCTAATAATAATTCGTTAGAAGTAAAAAAAGAAACTGTAGAATTAATCGTAAAGCGAATAGATGAGTTAAGTAAGTTAGAAGCAATAACAAATTTTATTGAACCTATAAAAAAAAATGAATTAATAAAAAAAGAGGTTGTTGTTGAAACTATATCAGAAGTTCAAGAAAGTGAATATTGGTATGATTATTTACCTGCTTCTTCTACAAAAAATCATTTTGTTGGGAGAGATTTTATTAGAACACAAATTTTAGATTTTTTCAAAGAAGTTCAAACTGACAAAACACATAAGAGAATCTTTTACTTAAATGGAAAATCAGGTTGGGGAAAAAGTTCTTTATTACTTGAAATTAAATCACGTTGCGAAAATAAATATTATAAAAATAAATTTTTCACACTTGCCATCGACACAAGAAGTGCATTGTCTGATAATTTTGTTGCTTTATCATTTGAAAAGCTTATCAATAAAGCAATAGAAAAAAAATTTATTAAAAAGACTATTTTCAGCAAGCAAGTCAAATTTACTTCAAATTTAGATTTACTATCGTCAGAATCAATAGAAGATTTATTTCAATCACTAAAAGCTGAAAATAAATATCTAGTACTTATTTTTGACCAATTTGAAGACGTTTTTAGAAAGCAAGATTTATTTAAATCCTTTTACAAGTTCTTAAGTGATGTCACAGATAAAAAACCAAATTTAATCGTTGGTTTTTCTTGGAAATCTGAATTTTTCATACCAAATGATGACCCAGCATATTATTATTGGCAACAAGCTAAAGAACAATCAAGAGAATTTATAATTGGAGATTTTGGTGAAAAGGAAATTGATGGTATAATTAAACAATTAGAACAATCCATAGGAAAACTTGATAAAGATATAAAAAACAGGATTAAAGAAAGCTCACAAGGTTTACCTTGGCTTACTAAAAAATTATGTATTCATATTTTTGAGCAAATTCAAGGAGGACTAAAAAAAGATAAACTTATTGAATCAAATCTTAATATTATAGATTTATTTGAAAAGGATAAAGAAAGAATAGAACCTGAAGAATTGAATGGTTTAAAATTAATTGCTCAAAAAGCATATGAAGGAGCATTTTTTGAAATTTCTGAAGTTGGAGAATCAATTGAAAGCAAAATAATAGATTCATTGTTAAATAAGCGTTTAATAATTAAATCAGGTGCTAATTATAATATTTATTGGGACATATTTAGAGATTATTTAGTTACAAACATTATTCCTACTATTGGTGAAAGTTATTTGATAAGACAACGTGTAACATTATGTTTAGAAGTTTTTTTACTTTTCAAAGATTCCGCAGAACCACAAACTATTGAAACAATTCTAAAAAAACATATAAAAAGTATAGGAAAAACGAGTCTTGAAAATATTTTAATAGAATTAAGAAATTTTGGTCTAATTAAAAAAAATGATGATTTTTATAGTGTTGCAAAAAAAGAAATAGAAATCACAGAAAATGGTTTTATTACATTCATTACAAATAAATTCCAAAATTACACACCTTATTTAGAATTAAAGAAAATGAATTTAAACTCAATCACTAAAGATGATATAACAACAGTTTTAAAATCAATTTTCAAACAAGATTTTAAAGACAAAACCTGGGAAGCTTATTCATTAAATCTGATTAGTTGGTTTTTACAATCTAAATTAGATATTAAACCAAAAATTAAGGAACCACAAAAAGGACGAAGTACAAAAACACAACTATCTTTAAAATCCGATAATGTAATTCCTAGAAGTTCGTTAAAAGAAATTTCAAATGTTATAAAATTAATGAAAGAAGCAGATTATTCCATTAATAGTAAATATTATAGAGATTTACTGTTACTTAATATAATTGACGAAAGCAAAAATATTACCGCTATTGGTTCTCAAATTATTGAATTAAAGGATGAAAATTTAAAAATCTCGCTTATAAAACAATTAAATAAGAACAAAAAAATAATTGAATTACAAAAGATTTTGAAATTAAAACCAAAAATACAAGCTAAAGAATTAGTAAAAAATTTACCAACTGATTTTTTTGACGGTAAAGCAGAAAGTTCAAAAATTATTTACGCATCAGTAGCCTTATCTTGGGTTAAATAG
- a CDS encoding SRPBCC domain-containing protein, with the protein MKKLQFKVSIDATANKIYDFMLGISNKSTYEQWTALFNPTSTFEGSWDKGNKILFIGVDEKGEKGGMVSRIVDNIPNQFVSIQHYGLFKADKEITEGPEVEKWANGFENYTFEENNGTTTVTVDLDTTQDFVDYMNQSYPKALDKLKEICEK; encoded by the coding sequence ATGAAAAAGTTACAATTCAAAGTCAGTATAGATGCAACTGCAAATAAGATCTATGATTTTATGCTGGGCATTAGCAATAAATCCACTTATGAGCAATGGACAGCTTTGTTTAATCCTACATCTACATTTGAGGGAAGTTGGGACAAGGGAAATAAAATCCTATTTATTGGAGTAGATGAGAAAGGAGAAAAAGGAGGTATGGTTTCCAGAATAGTGGATAACATTCCCAATCAATTTGTTTCTATTCAACATTATGGGCTTTTTAAAGCGGATAAGGAAATAACAGAAGGCCCCGAAGTAGAAAAATGGGCAAACGGATTTGAAAACTATACTTTCGAAGAAAACAATGGTACCACCACCGTTACTGTTGATTTAGATACCACCCAAGATTTTGTAGATTACATGAACCAGTCCTACCCAAAAGCACTCGACAAATTGAAAGAAATTTGTGAAAAATGA
- a CDS encoding 2-dehydro-3-deoxyphosphooctonate aldolase: MKKIIPLIVFVILSCSSPKTIVAGNDVADTDKGVGDTRTKQVEMLDNNTYLLTETSDDKTYGYDKSNPIKVGGVHDNTGPLNERRFLNALFGPNDRKMMYFRAGSCCPFKTPNGFINNSGMLDRYRLTEIGSKDTLDIYINMYDTGDLKIPFGLRAKEKK, encoded by the coding sequence ATGAAAAAAATAATTCCACTTATCGTATTTGTAATTTTATCCTGTTCCTCTCCAAAAACTATTGTTGCAGGTAATGATGTTGCTGACACCGATAAAGGTGTAGGTGATACCAGAACAAAACAGGTTGAAATGCTAGATAATAATACGTATTTGTTAACGGAAACTAGTGATGATAAAACTTACGGATATGACAAATCCAATCCTATAAAAGTAGGAGGAGTACACGATAACACTGGTCCTTTGAACGAACGAAGATTTTTAAATGCACTTTTTGGGCCCAACGATAGAAAGATGATGTATTTCAGAGCGGGTAGTTGTTGTCCATTTAAAACTCCCAATGGGTTTATTAACAATTCTGGAATGCTTGATCGTTATAGACTAACCGAAATTGGGAGTAAAGACACTTTAGATATCTATATCAATATGTACGATACTGGCGATTTAAAAATCCCTTTTGGTTTGAGAGCTAAAGAAAAGAAATAA
- a CDS encoding ATP-binding protein — translation MVRREQTHYAKARLFKGKALLVFGPRQVGKTTFVQNLIADLNKKTLFLNGDESDVLVLFESPNVTKLKNIIGDNEILVIDEAQRITNIGIVLKIIVDQIKSVQVIATGSSSFELANKLNEPLTGRKYEMFLYPLAFSEMVNHNGLLEEKRALEQRLIFGNYPEIITNPIDAKEHIKLIANSYLYKDLFLLDQISKPVLLQKIVKALALQIGSEVNYNELSKLIQIDNKTVEKYIDLLEKAFVIFKLPALSNNVRNEIKKGKKIYFYDNGIINAVTGNFNPLTQRTDIGSLWENYIISERIKYLNIQQQESEFYFWRTTQQQEIDYIEKNEDQILACEIKWNAKSKYKIPVTFSTNYANVTSQIVSPENYEEFLL, via the coding sequence ATGGTAAGAAGAGAACAAACCCATTATGCCAAAGCAAGATTATTCAAAGGAAAAGCACTTTTGGTTTTTGGACCAAGGCAGGTGGGGAAAACTACTTTTGTACAAAACCTAATTGCCGACTTAAATAAAAAAACACTTTTCCTGAACGGAGACGAGTCGGATGTGTTGGTTTTATTCGAAAGTCCAAACGTTACGAAACTGAAGAACATCATTGGCGACAATGAAATTCTAGTGATTGACGAAGCACAGCGCATCACCAACATTGGCATTGTACTCAAAATCATTGTAGATCAAATTAAATCGGTGCAAGTTATTGCTACTGGTTCGTCAAGTTTTGAATTGGCAAATAAACTCAACGAACCTTTGACAGGAAGAAAATACGAAATGTTTTTGTATCCTCTTGCCTTTTCAGAAATGGTAAACCATAACGGATTACTAGAAGAAAAAAGAGCTTTGGAACAACGCCTTATCTTCGGCAATTATCCTGAAATAATTACGAATCCGATAGATGCGAAAGAGCACATCAAATTGATTGCCAACAGTTATTTATACAAGGATTTATTTCTGCTGGATCAAATTTCGAAACCTGTTTTACTTCAAAAAATCGTCAAAGCATTAGCCTTGCAAATAGGAAGCGAAGTCAATTATAACGAATTGAGCAAATTGATTCAAATAGACAATAAAACGGTTGAAAAATATATTGATTTGCTCGAAAAAGCTTTTGTGATTTTTAAACTTCCTGCGTTGTCTAACAATGTTCGAAATGAAATCAAAAAAGGCAAAAAAATCTATTTTTATGACAACGGAATTATCAATGCGGTAACTGGAAATTTCAATCCTTTGACTCAAAGAACGGATATTGGTAGTTTGTGGGAGAATTATATCATAAGCGAGCGCATCAAATATTTGAATATTCAGCAGCAGGAAAGTGAGTTTTATTTTTGGAGAACCACACAGCAACAAGAAATAGATTATATAGAGAAAAATGAAGACCAGATTTTGGCCTGTGAAATAAAATGGAACGCTAAATCGAAGTATAAAATTCCTGTCACTTTTTCGACAAATTATGCCAATGTAACCTCCCAAATAGTTTCGCCCGAAAATTATGAGGAGTTTTTGTTGTAA
- the dnaE gene encoding DNA polymerase III subunit alpha, with translation MYLIFDTETTGLPKRWDAPITDSDNWPRCIQIAWQLHDEMGKLIEHQDYLVKPDGFNIPYDAERIHGISTELAEHDGIPLAEVLEKFNIALSKTKFIVGQNLGFDVNIMGAEFHRMGVDSPMSTMPVLDTCTEVTASLLKLPGGRGGKFKLPTLTELHSYLFNVPFAEAHNATADVEATTRCFLELIRREVFTKEELDVPKDYFEEFKNKNPREIQLIGLRHINLKEASDKIRQQFGEKQSTVISKQELSNNVELLSDARFAHLHNHTQFSVLQSTIAIGGLVSATAKNKFPAVAMTDTGNMMGAFHFVSAVMNHNKSASTKNKALVESGEEPTETEIKPIVGCEFNICDNHLDKTKKDNGYQVVLLAKNKKGYHNLAKMASIAYTDGFYYVPRIDRNIVEKYKEDIMVLSGNLYGEIPSKILNLGENQAEESLVWWKAQFGTDFYLEIMRHNQEDENRVNQTLIGFSKKHNVKLIATNNTYYLNKQDANAHDILLCVKDGEKQATPIGRGRGYRYGLPNQEYYYKSEEEMKKLFADLPEAISNIQEIVDKVEIYSLYRDVLLPKFDIPSEFFVVEDEADGGVRGENKYLRHLTMEGAKKRYGDITPEIQERLDFELLTISNSGYPGYFLIVQDFIAEARNMDVSVGPGRGSAAGSAVAYCLGITNIDPIKYDLLFERFLNPDRVSMPDIDIDFDDEGRGRVMDYVINKYGKNQVAQIITYGKMATKSAIRDTARVLDLPLFEADRIAKLIPGMMPSKWNLARFISEKEEDVKKALRSDEFESVKELIAIASGDDLAGETIQQAKILEGSMRNTGIHACGVIITPSDITNFVPVTTAKDSDLYVTQFDNSVAESAGLLKMDFLGLKTLTLIKDTVKLVKYRTGIQLDPDTFPIDDIKTYELFQRGETVGIFQYESPGMQKYMKDLKPTVFGDLIAMNALYRPGPLEYIPSFVRRKNGEEPIVYDLDACEEYLAETYGITVYQEQVMLLSQSLAGFTKGEADVLRKAMGKKLIDVLAKMKPKFVEQASAKGHDATVLEKIWKDWEAFASYAFNKSHSTCYAWIAYQTAYLKAHYPAEYMAAVLSNNMSDIKQVSFFMEECKRMGLKVLGPDVNESFYKFTVNDEYAVRFGMGAIKGVGQGAVETIVANRKDGKYKSIFDLAKRIDLRAANKKAFENLALAGGFDSFIGTTRAQYFHDDGDGITFYEKAIRYGAKYQENENSSQVSLFGESSDVQIAEPVVPPCEDWSTMEKLAKEKEVVGIYISGHPLDDFRFEMKYFCSSKLESLKNLDLHIGKNLHFGGIVSNVQRRTAKNGKEWASFNLEGYDESYEFKIFNEDYLNFHRYLLPNNFVYFKILVKEGWVNRETGKKSDPRIQFVDAKQLQDILGIFAKKLIIPLNIKDLQTDLIHRLKTIFQENSGDHQVTFEVMELETIQKKVDAAPIAVEVDENEMILDDDDTTLETENTVVIMEKEIVEETKIITFLSMPSRKLKIKISNELLVELEKMQVNFKLN, from the coding sequence ATGTACTTAATATTCGATACCGAAACCACAGGTTTGCCAAAACGTTGGGATGCTCCTATTACTGATTCTGACAACTGGCCTCGCTGCATACAAATCGCCTGGCAGCTGCATGACGAGATGGGAAAACTCATAGAACATCAGGATTATTTGGTCAAACCAGATGGCTTTAATATTCCGTATGATGCAGAACGAATTCATGGAATTTCGACCGAATTGGCCGAACACGATGGAATTCCTTTAGCGGAAGTTTTAGAAAAATTCAATATTGCTTTATCGAAAACCAAATTTATTGTAGGTCAGAATTTAGGTTTTGATGTAAACATTATGGGCGCAGAATTTCATCGTATGGGTGTGGATTCTCCGATGAGTACTATGCCTGTTTTGGATACTTGTACCGAGGTTACTGCTTCTCTATTAAAATTACCTGGAGGTCGTGGTGGTAAGTTCAAACTGCCTACTTTGACCGAATTGCACAGTTATTTATTCAACGTTCCTTTTGCGGAAGCGCACAACGCAACTGCCGACGTTGAGGCAACTACGCGTTGTTTTTTAGAATTAATTCGAAGAGAAGTTTTTACAAAAGAAGAGCTGGATGTTCCAAAGGATTATTTTGAAGAGTTTAAAAATAAAAATCCCCGTGAAATACAGTTAATAGGTTTAAGGCACATTAACCTAAAAGAAGCCTCGGATAAAATACGTCAGCAGTTTGGAGAGAAACAATCGACAGTAATTTCCAAACAAGAGCTTTCCAATAATGTTGAATTATTATCTGATGCTCGATTTGCGCATTTGCACAATCATACTCAATTTTCAGTTTTACAATCCACTATTGCTATTGGAGGTTTAGTTTCGGCAACAGCCAAAAATAAATTTCCCGCTGTGGCAATGACCGACACGGGGAATATGATGGGCGCTTTTCATTTTGTGAGTGCAGTAATGAACCACAACAAATCAGCTTCCACCAAAAACAAAGCCTTGGTCGAAAGTGGTGAAGAACCCACCGAAACCGAAATTAAACCCATAGTAGGTTGCGAATTCAATATTTGCGACAATCATTTGGATAAGACCAAAAAAGACAATGGCTATCAAGTAGTTTTGTTAGCCAAAAACAAAAAGGGTTATCATAATTTAGCCAAAATGGCTTCTATTGCCTACACGGATGGTTTTTATTATGTGCCTAGAATTGACCGAAACATTGTCGAAAAATACAAGGAAGACATTATGGTTTTGTCTGGGAATTTATACGGAGAAATTCCGAGTAAAATCCTGAATTTAGGCGAAAATCAAGCAGAAGAATCCTTGGTTTGGTGGAAAGCACAATTTGGCACCGATTTTTATCTGGAAATTATGCGCCACAATCAGGAAGACGAAAACAGGGTAAATCAAACCTTGATTGGATTTTCTAAAAAGCACAATGTCAAATTAATTGCGACCAACAATACTTATTATCTAAACAAACAAGATGCTAATGCTCATGATATTTTATTGTGTGTAAAAGATGGTGAAAAGCAGGCGACTCCTATCGGTCGTGGTCGTGGCTACCGTTATGGTTTACCCAATCAGGAGTATTATTACAAGTCGGAAGAGGAGATGAAAAAACTCTTCGCCGATTTACCAGAGGCTATTTCCAATATTCAAGAAATTGTAGATAAGGTTGAAATATACTCGCTTTACAGAGATGTTTTACTTCCAAAATTTGATATTCCATCCGAGTTTTTTGTTGTGGAAGATGAAGCCGATGGTGGAGTTCGTGGTGAAAATAAATACCTGCGACACCTAACGATGGAAGGTGCCAAAAAAAGATATGGCGATATTACACCCGAAATTCAGGAACGATTGGATTTTGAATTATTGACGATTTCCAATTCGGGTTATCCGGGTTACTTTTTGATTGTTCAGGATTTCATTGCCGAGGCTAGAAATATGGACGTTTCTGTTGGACCAGGTCGTGGTTCGGCTGCGGGTTCTGCGGTGGCGTATTGTTTGGGAATTACCAATATCGACCCCATTAAATACGACTTGCTTTTTGAGCGTTTCCTGAATCCCGATCGTGTGTCCATGCCCGATATTGATATCGATTTTGATGATGAAGGTCGTGGTCGAGTAATGGATTATGTAATTAATAAATACGGAAAAAATCAGGTAGCACAGATTATTACTTATGGTAAAATGGCAACCAAATCAGCCATTCGAGATACGGCTCGTGTATTGGATTTACCGCTATTTGAAGCCGACAGAATTGCCAAACTGATTCCGGGAATGATGCCTTCCAAATGGAATTTGGCACGTTTTATTTCGGAAAAAGAAGAGGATGTCAAAAAAGCCTTGCGTTCAGATGAATTCGAAAGTGTCAAAGAACTAATTGCTATTGCCAGTGGCGATGATTTAGCCGGAGAAACGATTCAGCAAGCAAAAATTTTGGAAGGTTCGATGCGAAATACGGGAATTCACGCCTGTGGAGTGATTATCACGCCTTCGGATATTACGAATTTCGTTCCTGTAACCACTGCCAAAGATTCGGATTTATATGTAACCCAATTTGACAACTCGGTTGCCGAAAGTGCTGGATTGTTGAAAATGGACTTCTTGGGTTTAAAGACTCTGACTTTAATAAAAGATACTGTTAAACTGGTCAAATATAGAACTGGAATTCAACTCGATCCCGACACTTTCCCGATTGATGATATAAAAACGTATGAACTGTTCCAAAGAGGAGAAACAGTTGGAATCTTCCAATACGAGTCACCCGGAATGCAAAAGTACATGAAGGACTTGAAACCGACAGTTTTTGGGGATTTGATTGCTATGAATGCTTTGTACCGACCAGGACCATTGGAATATATTCCGTCTTTCGTTCGAAGAAAAAATGGCGAAGAACCTATCGTCTATGATTTGGATGCTTGCGAAGAATACCTTGCAGAAACCTACGGAATTACGGTTTATCAGGAACAGGTGATGCTTTTGTCGCAATCTTTGGCTGGTTTTACTAAAGGTGAAGCCGACGTTTTGCGTAAAGCGATGGGTAAAAAATTAATAGATGTTCTGGCTAAAATGAAACCTAAATTCGTAGAACAAGCTTCTGCCAAAGGACATGACGCTACCGTTTTAGAAAAAATTTGGAAAGACTGGGAAGCTTTTGCCAGTTACGCCTTCAACAAATCACACTCAACTTGCTATGCTTGGATTGCTTATCAAACAGCCTATTTGAAAGCACATTACCCAGCCGAATATATGGCTGCGGTACTTTCGAACAATATGAGCGATATCAAGCAAGTTTCTTTTTTCATGGAAGAATGCAAACGCATGGGATTAAAAGTTTTAGGTCCTGATGTAAATGAGTCGTTTTATAAATTTACGGTAAACGACGAATATGCCGTTCGTTTCGGAATGGGTGCGATAAAAGGTGTTGGCCAAGGTGCTGTAGAAACTATTGTAGCTAATAGAAAAGACGGAAAATATAAATCAATTTTTGATTTGGCAAAGCGTATTGATTTGCGTGCAGCCAACAAAAAAGCATTCGAAAATCTGGCTTTAGCAGGCGGTTTTGATTCCTTTATTGGAACAACACGAGCACAATACTTTCATGATGATGGTGATGGAATTACGTTCTATGAAAAAGCCATTCGCTATGGAGCGAAATATCAGGAAAACGAAAATTCATCGCAGGTGAGCTTGTTTGGAGAAAGCAGCGATGTTCAAATTGCCGAACCCGTTGTACCACCTTGCGAAGACTGGAGCACGATGGAAAAATTGGCAAAAGAAAAAGAAGTAGTCGGTATTTATATTTCTGGCCATCCACTGGATGATTTTAGGTTTGAAATGAAATATTTTTGTAGTTCTAAACTAGAATCACTTAAAAATTTAGATTTGCATATTGGCAAAAATTTACATTTTGGCGGGATTGTATCTAATGTTCAAAGAAGAACGGCAAAGAACGGCAAAGAATGGGCTAGTTTCAATTTAGAAGGCTATGATGAAAGCTATGAGTTTAAAATTTTCAATGAGGATTATTTGAATTTTCATCGCTACTTATTACCTAACAATTTTGTTTATTTTAAAATACTCGTTAAAGAAGGTTGGGTTAATAGAGAAACAGGAAAAAAGTCGGATCCAAGAATTCAATTTGTTGATGCAAAACAATTACAAGACATACTAGGCATTTTTGCTAAAAAATTAATTATTCCACTAAATATTAAAGATTTACAGACAGATTTAATCCATAGATTGAAAACCATTTTTCAAGAAAACAGCGGTGATCACCAAGTTACTTTTGAAGTAATGGAACTGGAAACTATCCAAAAAAAGGTTGATGCAGCACCAATTGCCGTTGAAGTAGATGAAAATGAAATGATACTTGATGATGACGACACTACCCTAGAAACCGAAAACACGGTAGTAATTATGGAAAAAGAAATCGTAGAAGAAACCAAAATCATTACCTTTTTATCCATGCCCAGCCGAAAACTAAAAATCAAGATTTCGAATGAATTGTTAGTAGAATTGGAGAAAATGCAAGTGAATTTTAAGTTGAATTGA
- the leuC gene encoding 3-isopropylmalate dehydratase large subunit has product MSKTLFDKVWDAHVIRKIEDGPDVFFIDRHFIHEVTSPVAFLGLKGRGVSVLYPERTFATADHNTPTINQHLPVADALSANQLKALEDNAAEYGISHWGLGHQKNGIVHVVGPENGITLPGATIVCGDSHTSTHGAFGAIAFGIGTSEVEMVLTTQCIMQPKPKKMRINVNGTLSKGVGPKDVALYIISKLTTSGGTGYFAEYAGNVFEEMSMEGRMTVCNLSIEMGARGGMIAPDQKTFDFLEGRLFAPKGEAWTKAVEYWKTLKTDADAVFDAELNIDASDIEPMITYGTNPGMGIGISKHIPSADQVEGGEETYKKSLAYMGFNEDDVMIGKQIDYVFLGSCTNGRIEDFRAFAEIVKGRKKADNVTAWLVPGSHVVEAQIKEEGILDILTEAGFVLRQPGCSACLAMNDDKVPAGKYAVSTSNRNFEGRQGPGSRTLLASPIMAAAAAVTGKLTDPRDLF; this is encoded by the coding sequence ATGAGTAAGACATTATTTGACAAAGTATGGGATGCGCACGTAATACGTAAAATTGAAGATGGACCAGACGTGTTTTTTATTGACCGTCATTTCATTCACGAAGTTACAAGTCCTGTTGCTTTTTTAGGTTTAAAAGGAAGAGGTGTTTCGGTTTTGTACCCAGAACGTACTTTTGCAACAGCCGATCACAACACGCCAACTATAAACCAACACTTACCTGTTGCTGACGCTTTATCTGCTAATCAATTGAAAGCATTGGAAGATAACGCTGCAGAATATGGCATTTCTCACTGGGGATTAGGTCACCAAAAAAATGGAATTGTACACGTAGTAGGTCCTGAAAACGGAATTACTTTGCCAGGTGCAACCATCGTTTGTGGAGATTCTCACACTTCTACTCACGGAGCTTTTGGTGCTATTGCTTTTGGTATCGGAACTTCTGAAGTGGAAATGGTTTTGACTACGCAATGTATCATGCAACCAAAGCCAAAGAAAATGCGTATCAACGTAAACGGAACTTTGAGCAAAGGTGTAGGACCAAAAGATGTGGCTTTGTATATCATTTCAAAATTGACTACTTCCGGAGGTACAGGATATTTTGCTGAATACGCCGGAAATGTTTTTGAAGAAATGTCTATGGAAGGCCGTATGACTGTTTGTAACCTTTCTATCGAAATGGGTGCTCGTGGAGGTATGATTGCACCAGATCAAAAAACTTTCGATTTCTTGGAAGGACGTTTATTCGCTCCAAAAGGAGAAGCTTGGACAAAAGCTGTTGAATATTGGAAAACGTTGAAAACGGATGCTGATGCAGTTTTTGATGCTGAATTAAATATCGATGCTTCTGATATCGAACCAATGATTACTTATGGTACCAATCCAGGAATGGGAATTGGTATCTCTAAACATATTCCAAGTGCTGACCAAGTAGAAGGTGGCGAGGAAACTTATAAAAAATCTTTGGCTTATATGGGCTTCAACGAAGATGATGTAATGATTGGAAAACAAATCGATTACGTTTTCTTGGGAAGTTGTACCAATGGTCGTATCGAAGATTTTAGAGCTTTTGCTGAAATTGTAAAAGGAAGAAAAAAAGCAGATAATGTTACCGCTTGGTTAGTTCCGGGTTCTCATGTTGTTGAAGCACAAATCAAAGAAGAAGGAATTTTAGACATTCTTACTGAAGCTGGTTTCGTATTGCGTCAACCAGGTTGTTCAGCTTGTTTGGCAATGAATGATGATAAAGTTCCTGCTGGAAAATATGCAGTAAGTACATCAAACAGAAACTTTGAAGGTCGTCAGGGTCCAGGTTCAAGAACGTTGTTAGCTTCTCCAATTATGGCAGCAGCAGCAGCGGTTACTGGAAAATTAACTGATCCAAGAGACTTATTTTAG